CATGTTGTAGCCTAATGTTAGAATATTATCTTTGAAAGCCATTAATGTAGGACATTAACAGGAACCTAGAGTCCTAATGGTCAATGAGGTAAATTTATTGTGTGAATATTTCCTCTCTTCAGCAGCCAGTCATTTGATTATAACATATTTCTAAATACTCAAGGACTGTAAGATGTTAGTTTGATATTACAAATATTTATTGTATAATATAGGTAGGTTCTGAACATATTTAGAAAACCCAGATATAAGAATACAAAGGATTAGAGCATAGAAAATCTGTCATGATTATGTGTACAGTGTATGTCAATAAAGCCTATTTCTAGCTCAGCTCATGATTATTTACATGCACCTGCAACAATAAATGTtccagaaaacaaagacaactcAAAATGCTAACAAAATGAAATACTTAAGTGCAAGAGAGCAAGTTAGGTTTGGAGCGTTCAGCACAATTTGACTTTCTCTGACCAGTGTACATACATTCAGCACTGAAGACAGTATCATCTCCAACTCAGTTATTGTGCAATCAGTTAGTCTGATCATCTAATTTGTTATTCCTCCTCCTGACATCGCCTGAGGTTTCAGCATCAGCTCCATCAGACAGCTGAGACAGGGCTGGACCCACTTTGGTGTTGTCCTCACCTCCCCCGTTGGTATGCAGAATATGCAAGATCTGGTCACTGGGGCGTTTCCACGCTGGTCGAGTGGCAATCCAGAGGATCAGAGCTCCAAAAACCACCAGGAGGACTCCCAGAACATTCACAAAAATTGCCTCTGGAGGAGAGTCCTTATACTTTGGGTTGCTCCTttgtcatgaaaaaataaagttgtGCACATTGTTATGCAGCAGATTAACATTGCACACTTGCTTTGCaacatttatttagtttctttAAATACTTACAGGCCAAAAATGAGTTTCTCTGTGATGCCCATGAGTGCCACAGCTATAACACCAGCAAAGAGTAAAAGACCACTGAAGACATGAAGGGGCATAAACGCTGCTCTCCAGGATACGGGTGTAATTGGTATCAAGTACATGCCAACTCCAAGAACAAGCTGCTTGTTGAAGGACAGAAAAAATGCACTTGTCAGATACTGCGCTAATCAAGACTGTTACTCACAATGACTTTGCATTTTAGAGGCgaccagcagagagagagaggggtatttgtttttacatattcTTAAAGAGAAACTCAGTGTCACATGTGTAAGACGTGAAACCAGTCCAAAGCTCCATAAAACACAATTAATAAAGGTGGTAAAGGTGCAGTAATCAAGCAATATCTTTGCTGCACCACAAAACTTTGAGCCTTGGTTTATCACCCATAACTCCTAATAATTTGAAACAGACAGAGTTTCTTTACCTGTAGACAGTACAGTATCACAGCTATCAGTCCCAGCCAGCTGTGCAGACTGTACATGTTAGGGATTTTGGCAGCATTGTGGAAGTCAAAAACTGCCACCATAGATATAACAGCAAAAATGAAGGCCACCAAGTTCAAGCCTGCATGGATGAACTTCATCATTAGTTTGCTGCACTGCCAGGTCCAGGGGAGCCTATAGACAATGATGGCTGCAAGAGATAGTCATTCAGTCAATATCAAACAGGTTTTTGATGCAACTATGAtgacttttttccctcctaAAAAGTAACCTCATTGCCCATTATATTGTTAAAGTGAGGTTTTCAAGCATGACACGCACACATTGAAGTATGTAGTTGATGTCAGCCATTAAAAAAACTACTGTTGTCATTATATAAACAACTTTTTAGGGCTTTAAAGTCTAGTAGCCATGTATCAAGTTCATGCTTCCCTGACAGTAATTTTCTAATGTAGATATACATGTCTGTGAAATATCAGACTTGACATCACAGTTATGCAAAAAGCAGTGGTGGATGAAGAACTTAGGTAAAATTAATGgtacaacaatataaaaaatcTTATGCACACAAGATATTTTGTGCATAAGAGAATCTGCCACATAACCTGACTGAAAacgactgtgtgtgtatattaaaTTTTTAATCTCATAATGCATAATGCCTTATAAGTCGATCACATGTTTGCATGTAAAATCAAAGTTAGCACTAACTACAGGAGTAAAAAGTACACGATTTCCTCGTGAAATACGACTAAAAAGCAGCATAAATAGGAAATTCTTAAGCACTTTCTTGTAGTGAGGCCTAagcacagtacttgagtaaatccAAACTATAGCCTTCTACCCAAGCTGACACTTCATATTTTTAATGACCAGTTTCAGTGGAAGTTCAGTAGGTGAACTAAACACTCAATAACCTCAGCCAGGATCCCTGGAAAAGCGAGCCTTGTGTAACTTGACCCTGAGTCATAACTTCCTTTACTTGTTTACATTTCTTCATATCAACACCCAAGTCCATatttctgaaaaaaagaagagaatcCCCTCACCCATTCCCTGCAAGAAAATAAACCCGGAGACTATCAGCACCGGATGCCAGTTGAATTCGGCCAGTCCTCCGTCCCAGGCTAAACCCTCCTTGAAGTGGAGAACCCATCTTAGCACGAATATTATGGAAACGAACCCGACGGCGGCGGCAGCGGAAAGAGCGAACAGGAACTGTCTCAAACTCTCCATCGCCATCAGTGTCAGCGGCGGGTTTAAGAGACTGCACCGGCGCAGCTGTTAGGACGctcacacacaacaacaacttcaAGTGGCTGCTGAGGAGGACGGACCACGGTCACGTGACCCGGAGCGTGGCAACTGCTTGGAGGAAAAAACGTTTTGTAACTTTGTGGTTATAGAAAATTCTACGTGGGGCCAGTtacaaaagcagaaatattttgtctgtctttttttctgcgTCAGTGACCGTTTACAGTTGTGTGTTTCCTTCTGTGTAAAGTCTTTTAACACTTTGAACCACAGGTGCGCAAAGACTCAGGTTGTCCAGCTCAGTCACCCTTCAAGTATGACAAACATTTAGCTAAAACCAGTGCAGTATAGTACAACTGTTCTACATAAATCTTGAACATCCTGAACATTTTCATACTCTGTTTTTGTATAGAGACTGTTTTGGTGACTGCAGGCTGTGGTGCAGTTGAACCGTATTGCATTATActatcatgtgtttttattattttgtccagtCCCTTCATATCAGTGAGGGCGGGATTAATAACTGACtcacctctctgtataatgcCAGTTCAACAGTGCCACATATACATCCTCCAATGATCATAAAGTTAAATCTACAGCTTCAATGGTAACCAGCAACTGCAAggtatttaaaaagaaacagtaaTATGGAGGGAAATAAACACAAGCtctaaagagagagagactcaacaGTTCCCACTGTGGGCGAGCACTAACTGACACTGGCAAGGGAAAACTGGGGCTtcaagcagaaccggactcatggtgggcagccatctgcaACCTGTCACCATTTGTGTGAAAGCCCTGCGGGCaaattgtttttgtgaaatggGCCCCTGCTTCATCACGACTTTGTGGGCGTGGTTTCATCAGACTTTACTGACAGTAGCCTGGCAAAATAAGCAAACAACCAGGATAACTGTTATCAAATATCTTACTAAACTACCCTGCCCACTTTAGACCAGCGAGAAAACGACACAGAGAATTATCTCCCATGAAACAACCAAAACTGTCCTCACGTAGGACCCCACAAAGACGCTGATTGAGAAATTTGTTGTCAGGGCCTTTAATATGCTGCAGTTGGATACAAGTGTAGCTTGGTACAAAAccttaaattttaaataaactgcCAGGTTGTACCGGCTTATTTGTGGAACAAACTAACACAACTGAGCTGTGGGTGTGAAAGCAAGCAAACAATAATTCACAGTTTTGACCTTATGCATATTACATGACAACAACTACAAACATTATTAACAGTATATATTGATAACATGATAGTCAGAATGAGGCAAGAATACAGAGTAAGTTGTAAAGAtagaaagttttaatttaagaGAAAGTATAAAAATGTTCTTGTGTGAGACAGGGCATGGTAAACAGTACTACAGTGATTTAAATAACCAACTTGATTATCAAGTGTAGTTTACACAAAAGAAAGGACATGTTTATCTAGAGGGTTAAAATCAGCAAAATgagtttaacagaaaaatagtataaaaacacatttgaaaaaaatatttacaaaacttGAAATTAACCATTAAATGCTTTccagcagctttaattattcCCTGGTGGCCTTGAGTTTGTACACATGGCAGCAGAATTTGGTGTTCTTTTGTTCAATATGAACAATTGTGTCTTTGTCAAAGAACAACTCGTGTCGATAAGTCTAAAAACAAACGATAAAAGCACACATGAATTCCTGTACACAGATATACCTTAGCCTATTCTGGTATATTCATGTCACAACACTCACCTCATCCCAAAGTTCGACCAGATCAATTGTCCGCTGTAACTGCCCGCTCTGGTTGTCGTGCAGACGGATGTGAGCtcttccttctccctcctcgGCATTTGTTACCACTACTGCCAAAAGGTCAAGCTCATCCTCATATTCTACCATACGGAAAGTCTGCAAAATCAAAGGGTTGTTGTTGTGAATTTCTACAGACGCTGTATGGAGCTCTATGTATATACAGCTACTGCCAATTACACATGCAAGCCCTGTATTATGTTACTTATCTGCAGAACAGACTGTGCATTGTTAATCGAAATAGTTACAGGTGTGACAGAGGATGCCTAACAATGCACAGAGAGAACTGAGCTGCCATTCTGAATGTTCTGAGCAATGAATACAATGTCACATTTCCAAGGATAGCAGTTTGATGAAGTGCTGATATGAtatttgaacagtgatgttTGACTTTCTCACGTCCTGTATTATGCTAATGGTAACTGTTGAATGTGGGGGTGAAATGACTGCTACATTGAGGAgtttattccattttatttgaTATTCTAAGTCATGTTTACTTTGTCATTGTCAAGTTGTGCATCTTATGTCTTTAATTAATTCTGACATGACTATGATCTGTTTAAAGCATATAATTTAGTGTTGTTCATTGGTTTCTCTACTCAAGATAATGTAACATCATTTTATATACTTCTTTTCAattgaagagatgaaaaaactCAACTggagcaataaaaaaaaagagtaaatgCTGTCAAATAGAACCTGCTGATTGCTTCCCCGGTCTGTGCTCATATCAATTAAGTCAACTCCAGTGCATTCCTGTAAAACATTAACTGAGGTTCTCTGTATCTTAGCTGGTGCCATTAATATCACTGGTCTGATCTTTATCAAACTTCCCAGGAAGGATGCCCCCGGATGACTGGTTCTtatgtgtaaaaatacacagagtGGCCTAAGGACTTAGCAGAGCGAGTGGTATGCAGTGCTGTTGCCATTTCCGATATGAGGGTAAGGTACGCTATTTATAAGCTTCACAGAAGGCACATTTGAAAGAAACATGAGCCTATTGGTTTCCTCACAACACAGACTCTTTAAAATGAGTTTAAAGTGTATGATATATCTTCATCAACAGCTGTAGCCTTTAGAAAGTGTTactaaaacagaagaaaaaaatcagttggttgggactattttcagctgcagatttgCTAGGCTAGTGAGCATTTACAGAGAAGCAGAGTATGTGGGATTGACCACACAAACTATGTTCatcataataaaacatgccAGCCAATGCAACAGTGTGGCTTTTGACAGTTTTCCAATAGATCCTGGACAATATTAGAGGTCTATGACACAGAGGGATAACTTACTCAGGCTTTGAACACAGACAGTGCTTGTTAGTGGaatgaattcatttttgttcttttaatgAGAGttgttgacaaaaagaaaaatacagaatatcaccagcctCATCTTTAAACATGAGTCTGGGTTTGCTTCCAAAATGTGCACACCTATAATAGAGTACACCTATAATATATTCTACACAGACTGTGTTCAACCATATCATTAATTTGGAccttgtgtgcatgtatgtttgttgtaaaagcagcacagtaagtattttcttttcacagatACCGGATCAGTGATTAACGTGAAAGTATTCTGGTACCTCTTGATCTGGGTCATCATCCAGCTGATGAAACCTTCTCTTCACTGTGCGGCCTGATGAGGTGACAGTGACTTGTGAGGTAGGCTGCAGTCATTGGAAAGTAGAAACATAAAATTTTCTTAGCTTATGGAAATACATGCACAGTCCATCTCTACAGTGAGACCATCTACTTTTTGCCTCTGTTCTAGATGAGTTATTACATGGGATTTCTCTCCAGTGTCAGATTGGCCATGTGGTGCATACACACGGCTGATTCATGATCAAGGTAAACTGTCCAGCACAAAGTAAGGCTGTTTGGTAAAGAAGCATTATACTTACATTGTTGTTTCGGTGGGTTTTCATCGAGAAATCCTCAACTACCTTTGATGGCAAACCACTGTTCAGTTCACCAAGGATTTTGAGGATGcttgtaggaaaaaaaacatgtatcaCTGAGGGACAAACAAAACTTATTGAATGTCTAAGGATTCTCTTGGTTTGGTATATTTGCCTCCACACCAAAGAGAAATTTTAGTACTGTTACATCACACCTTGTCCCTTTATTGCAGGTTGTACGTACTTTATGGTGGTGGGGCCAACATGGATGATTCTTCCTGAGTCATCGGGGTGGAAGAAGATCCCATCACTCTCTAGAGAGCAGCAGTTCATGTTCTGTATCCCATTTGTTGCCTAAAGCCATAAATTACAATATAATCAGGTAATAACTAATTGGAAACAGAAGCATGAGCACATCACAATTTCTAGGTCTCTTCTCGTAGTTCTTAAAAAAAGTTTTCTATTATGTGCAGCTGGATGTGTGCGCCTCAGAGTCTGCAAAGCTTGTGCAGACATCAGTGTGGAAAAGGCAACACTCAACTTATTAAAGAGACACTCCATCCAAAAACTATTGTTTTAGTACAACGTAACCACTGTAGACTAAAGAGGCGGTTGTGTAAAATGCTGCTTCTGTTGCAGCTTTAGAGCTTTGAGGAACAGAGTATCAGTTAAATAATTTTCCTGCTAATGATGCACTCTGCATGCTATttcaaaataacacaacacatatatttattaattacattatacacaaatgcagtatttttaatCCCTAACTCAGGAATATTACAATGATCGGAGCAAACAAAACTGTGGTGTCTTGAGTTTTGGAAACTGTGTTGTAAGAGTGTTTCAATTCTGCATCCTCAGTTGCTGAAAATTGTCTCTTATACGAAATAAATGTGattagtaaaaacaaaaagtaatcCAAATAGTAGAAAAATCCCCAAAAAACTAAGAAGCTTGTGTGACACATGCAGCAGTTCTGCAAAAAAGTAACTAGACCtttttgtgtggttttgaaCAGTGATAAAAGAATTGGTTCTGTCCTGCTCTGTTCAGCAGCTGAATACAGAGACTGTCAAAAACATCTGTGGCCCTTCACTTTCAATTGGCTCTGACCAATTTGGTGGCAGTTAAGTCTATCGCACAACAAGACTGGGGACAACTATTATAGTCAAGCACATGTTACATTTTGTATTCAAATTACCACTGTTATTGAAATTTGCTGTTATATTGTACAGTTTAAGAGGATTCTTTAAACTTACCATAGTTTTGTCCTTGAGTGAACAGATGTGGTGAGTCCCCTTGTGAT
This genomic window from Lates calcarifer isolate ASB-BC8 linkage group LG1, TLL_Latcal_v3, whole genome shotgun sequence contains:
- the LOC108888689 gene encoding plasma membrane ascorbate-dependent reductase CYBRD1; the protein is MAMESLRQFLFALSAAAAVGFVSIIFVLRWVLHFKEGLAWDGGLAEFNWHPVLIVSGFIFLQGMAIIVYRLPWTWQCSKLMMKFIHAGLNLVAFIFAVISMVAVFDFHNAAKIPNMYSLHSWLGLIAVILYCLQLVLGVGMYLIPITPVSWRAAFMPLHVFSGLLLFAGVIAVALMGITEKLIFGLSNPKYKDSPPEAIFVNVLGVLLVVFGALILWIATRPAWKRPSDQILHILHTNGGGEDNTKVGPALSQLSDGADAETSGDVRRRNNKLDDQTN